The Christiangramia flava JLT2011 region AGAGAGGGATTATGGGGATTTCTACTGTATTAAAGTTATAAATGAAAAAAGGTGGTTTTTGGAAAACTTTATATTGTTGTTAACAAATTAATTAACACCGAGCTTATTCTGCGGCTATTTCATTGAGTATGTCAACAATAATGCCACAACCTTTCACAATTTCTTCAGAAGAAATCGTAAGGGGAGGAGTGAGGCGTACAGCCCTTTTTTCAAATAAAAGCCAGAAAAGAATGAGTCCGCGATCTTTGGCTTCCAGCACCACGCGATCGGCAATCTCGCTGTTTTTCATAAGGGCAGCAAGCATCAGGCCTCGGCCGCGAATCTCCTGGATGAGTGGGTGTTTAAGGTGTTTTCTGAAGAGCGTCTCTTTTTGAAGCGTGTCAGGAATTAATTGAGAATGAAGTAGTTCCTGAAGAGTTGTCAGGGCGCTGGCAGCAATAAGCGGATTTCCGCCAAAGGTGGTGATATGCCCCAGTTTTGGATTATCGCTTAAAAGGTCCATCAGTTCTTCGGAAGCCGTAAAAGCACCAATTGGCAACCCGCCGCCCATGCCTTTTCCCATCACCAGGATGTCTGGCACCACCTCATAATTTTGAAAACCGAAGAGTTTTCCGGTTCTGCCAAATCCTGGCTGAATTTCATCCAGAATCAGTAGCGCACCAGTTTCCTCGCAACGTGCCTTAACTTTTTTCAGGTAATCGTTCTGCGGTTCTATAAAACCTGCTCCACCCTGGATGGTTTCCAGAATCACCGCGGCTGTCTGGCCAGTGATTTCTGACAGCTGACTGGTGTCGTTAAAATTGATATGAGCGATATCTCCAACCAAGGGCCTAAAGGGTTGAACGCGTTCTTCAAAATCCATTAAACTCAATGAACCCATCGTGTTTCCATGATAAGCCTGGTGGGCTGCGAGGATCTGGGTTCTACCCGTAGCTCGTCGAGCCAGTTTCAGCGCACCTTCGATTGCTTCGGTTCCAGAATTTACGAGGTATGTTTTATTCAGACCGTCTGGTAAATTTTCGGCCAGGAGTTTCGTTAGTTCCACCGCAGGCTGCTGTGCATACTCACCATAAACCATCACATGCAGGTATTTTTCCGCCTGAACTTTAATTGCCTGAACAATCTTCGGGTGTGAATGACCTAAGGTACAGGCCGAAACGCCTGCCACAAAATCCAGGTGGCTTTGACCATCTGTGGTATGGATATATGAACCCTGCGCGTGCGAAACTTCCAGTCCCAGCGGGTGCGGCGTTGTTTGAGCCTGGTATTTTAAAAAATCCTTTTTCAATTAACAGAATCCTTTTTTTGAAGTCGGTCTTCCCGGACGTCGGGTTTAGGGATGTCCAGCGAATCTTTGGTGGTTTTGTATTTCAGGCTGTCCTGTTCCCGGTTCTGGAGGATCTGAGGTTTTAATCTGGAATTTTCATTCAACAGTAATTCGTCTTTTTCATCGCGTTCATCAAAGAATTCCTCGGGTTCTTCGGGTAACGGAATTCCCTGGATTTTGACCAGTTCCGGTTCCGGTTGCCCT contains the following coding sequences:
- a CDS encoding aspartate aminotransferase family protein: MKKDFLKYQAQTTPHPLGLEVSHAQGSYIHTTDGQSHLDFVAGVSACTLGHSHPKIVQAIKVQAEKYLHVMVYGEYAQQPAVELTKLLAENLPDGLNKTYLVNSGTEAIEGALKLARRATGRTQILAAHQAYHGNTMGSLSLMDFEERVQPFRPLVGDIAHINFNDTSQLSEITGQTAAVILETIQGGAGFIEPQNDYLKKVKARCEETGALLILDEIQPGFGRTGKLFGFQNYEVVPDILVMGKGMGGGLPIGAFTASEELMDLLSDNPKLGHITTFGGNPLIAASALTTLQELLHSQLIPDTLQKETLFRKHLKHPLIQEIRGRGLMLAALMKNSEIADRVVLEAKDRGLILFWLLFEKRAVRLTPPLTISSEEIVKGCGIIVDILNEIAAE